DNA sequence from the Hemitrygon akajei chromosome 8, sHemAka1.3, whole genome shotgun sequence genome:
CTATGGTTTGGGGTCTCGagataactcccatcagagtcttttcaCCATTGCTGTTCATTAGTTCTTCCCACaataccttccaaccctatgtcacatttctgatgatttgattttatttttttttaccaacagagccacagcaccctctctgcctacctgcatgTCCTTTTCAGAAACGTACCAGTATATGGGACACTAGAgatacagcagatgctggaagtctagagCAATAATAGAATGTgcgggaggagctcagcaggtcaggcagcatctatcgatgggaatcaatgttttaggccaagaccatCGGGACTCTTGACACCCAGTTATCTGGAATATCAACAGGCAAAGAATATAGAAAATAATGCCAAACAGAAAAACAAAAACTTATGACAGAATTTACATCACGGCTTAATAATATTTGCCAAGCAGATCTCCATGGTATAgcaaatataacaaaggcaataaacacttctgCTATATTGATATTAATGTATTCTTTCGGCAAAAAGATTCGGCATTCCAATCTGGACACTTTACAGTGAAAGACAAGAACTGAAATGAAAAATTTAGAAAACACTATTTACAGTCAAATCTACATTGATGAACACTACCGAAGACTGATGGCGGAACAGGTATAACagacgtaaaaaaaaacaacattgtaacatagaaaacctacagcacaatacaggcccttcggcccacaaagttgtgccgaacatgtccctaccttaaaaattacttgggttacccatagccctctagtctTCTGATAAAATTTCTAAAGTATCTATTTTCATCAAAAATAAATGTGATTCAGAACTCTATGTGAGTATATATGCAAGTCTGATAAGAAACACAGACCAGAAAACATAATTGAGAAGCCAACTCAGCAAAATGTATTATCACTACGGAAGAAAATGCTAACCAGTGGAATGAATACGACTCTCCATGTGAGACATTCCAATGATCTGAACAGAAAAGCTGGCGACAAGGAGGAATCGAGAGCCCGACTCAGAGTtcgagacctcttcccagaaacaggggTTCCTTGCAGTAATACAGGACGAGGTGgttaacaaaaaaaatcaaaaatacaaacaaacaaggtGATAAATGCAGAAACTACCAAGgcaaaccagacacaatccaacagattctgggatcctgcagcagttgaactcaatctgattacttcaCAGGTACAATCGAATGGCAAATAGCATTCATCAAAATCTTACTTTAAAATATTAACTCATGAATGGCTACTGCGACTTCATAAAGGCAGCATAAATTCAGGCCTGATCCAGCTTTAGAGACAAGatcttacaaattatatgataACCAATACATTACTACTAATAGGACAATGCataaccatccggatataatattacaggataaacaagcaggaacatcTCCCTCAACAACCATTCCGAACAGAACAAGCATTGTTTGTTTGTCATCAGTCAACCAaattattttctctgtcaatcagcttccaaatttTGATACCATGTCATTCGATGCCACACCTCGCTGCTGAATACCTTCTCCAGATCATATGTTTTTACCCTGACCATTGTCTAGAGCCCCAAACACTGTCCTGTGCAGACCTGCATCTGGTTTCTGATCATGTTCTGTTGATCATCCAAATGATGGTTTCCCATTTGGCTTTCAGTCTTTggaggacagtggtgttttccaacaaccctttagaagcagagaaaattaccgtagattccggactacagagcgcacctgattaaaagccgctggctctaattttagaaataaaatcaattttttaattgtaaaggccgcaccggattttaggccgcaccggattttcggccgcaggtgtcccacgttgtaatatgagatatttacacagaaagatattacacgtgaggattttttaacttttaattaaatccatatggtaacaaaaacaaatacatattgcaaatgctttttttcgaaccgtgcccgtaacgcggctacttttaaatacgttgcgtatacttctttactgaacaacattccaatatctcctaacgactggtaaaaaatatatatactacagcctaccaggaaaagttattgatcacctttaacttaaaagcagcgttcgctcagatccaaagccgctcgcgtaatgcgctccctccctccgtcccgtttcatcgcaaaccggcattttcccacaagacaccgcgaaaccgggtgtgatgtcatagcatcccgcgatgtagtacagaaaacaaatatagttaaaactcttctaactttaactagaaaatgaattactaagcgaaaatattataaactaagtaactgccataaggcagcacaatgcttcgagtgttttccatgttgatgagggtgagtacaaatgactgatttacaataatttaattgtgaaagtgcgcttgatttatcgtacaatttcattggacctctgtgaactactcatcaattttattggtctactgttatgaggcaaaatgtttacgaggcggcatgaaaaaaatcatgcattagccgcttcggattaaaggccgcaaagttcaaagctgttcaaaatgtgggaaaaaagtagcggcttaaaatccggaatctacggtacccataaagtgaaaataagtcatgaataaggaggttaactaccaatgtcattttcctcagcccagagattagaGGGGAGAAGAACATGTCAGAccgaactgcagtcagctcaacttcttcagtctgcagaaaatttaagggaaacctcttcacccacggagtggtgactctttggaacccatcaccacagggagagcaggaggggaacaacaggggaagatttaaaaggaccgtcgtggaacagaatcactggcagtgtaCAGCCGGCCGGAGTTGACTTTCTACTGTACACTGGGTGTGTTATGAATTCACCAAGTactggagacagagtttaaaatagaacttgaTTTATTTGTCCCAGATCCAAGATactaaactccagtcccattaaaggtgaatgtgcagcaaaAGAAACCCCTCTCATGTCCAGTGATGAGGGTGCAgagctgggtgtggtgagcagcagcaataattgcagagttcagcatcAACAGTCACTCTCGAAACTGCATTTAGCTGGACAAATATACatcatgcagcttattgaaactttctcgcAAGAGTGAACCCGGTAGTGAGTCACATGGTTAGattacagagtgaatccctttccacattcacagttggtgaacagcctctccccagtgtgaactcaatgatgcacatttggtcaAGATGGCTAAGAGAAACTCTTCCcaatgtctgagcaggtgatcagcctcaacctggtgtgaactcgctggtgtctctgcaggagGGATGATCGCATAAATactttcccacattcacagcaggtgaacggcctctcccctatGTGAACTGACtcgtgtgccagtagttgggatgaccgagttaATCCCTTCctaatctgagcaggtgaatggcttcttccctgtgtgaactcgctgatgactctgtagggtggatgaccgagtgaatcctttcccacagtctgagcaggtgaacggtctctccccagtgtgaacttgctggtgtctctgtagatgAGATGACTGCTTGAATCCtgtcccacattcacagcaggtgaacggcctttccccagtgtgaactgactggtgtgccagtagggtggatgactgagtgaatcgcttcccacattctgagcaggtgaatggcttctccccagtgtgaactcgctgatgactctgtaggtgggatgactgagtgaatctcttcccacagactgagcagatgaacggcctctcaccagtgtgaactcgctggtgactctgtaggttggatgatcgagtgaatccctttccacagtctgagcaggtgaatggcttctccccagtgtgaactcgttggtgtctctgtaggttggatgactgagtgaatgtcttcccacagactgagcaggtgaaatccctcactgcagtgtgaactgactggtgaatcagtaggtgagatgatttagtgaatcccttcccacagtctgagcaggtgaatggcctctccccagtgtgaactctctgatgtaccttcagtttagatgagcaagtgaatcccttctcacagtccGAACAGGAGAACGTccactccccggtgtgaactcccTGGTGAgacattaggtcagatgaccaagtgaatccattcccactgtctgagcaggtgaacggcctctcccctgtgtaaaatgacgggtatGCCAGTCAGTccgatgaccgagtgaatccctccccacagtctgagcaggaaggatagTCGATTGAATcctttgctccacttcttaaatatctagacagagaaaGCAAAACTAGTGTGATGAGGTCAAGATTCCCGTAATAAATTCCTTGTTATTTTTAagctgtaaaaagatttacaaaatccatcaatgggtgaaggacatttcagatgagatcatttgtgttgtcaaggtgtgatctggcttcacactgttacagtgaggttcaacccaagttggagagagaaattatcttgtaactgggcacagtgctggtatctggaatgaccataaaattctctgatgctcttcctccctctataagaatggggcatttctgccatctccaatctgtgacctggctcagtttgactctctcaattggtattattccccattcctactgagctgcatgggtgcctggtcccacagtaactgaaacactctcgcacaaatagcctttgttgctgtgcagctgggattttcttttatgtactgttaatttaaagtgccacagttttaatgcaTGTAAATATCTCCTACTCAGATGTATGGTTGGTCTGCAGAGCTGTTAAAAGAAATTTGAGTGAATGTTGGTATTATTTAAGTTTCTTATCATAGTCATGGAAAaggacaacacagaaacagaccctttggtctATCTAGTTTGtgttgaactatttaaactgtctactcccatacccctaccatccaggtacctataccAACCACTAAcctgttgaaattgagctcgtatgcaccacttgtgctggctgctcattccacatccGGATGGCcacctgtgtgaagaagtttcccctcatgttctccttaatgtttcccttttcacccttagcccatggcctctggttgtagtcccaccccatttcagtggtaaaagccagcttgcatttaccccatctaaaaTCCTCATCATTGTGGtttacctccatcaaatctcccctcaatctcctacattccaaagaataaagcccagacctgttcaatctctccttataacccaagtcctaaAGACATGGCACCATCCTtgcgaattttctctgaactctttcaaactcttttacatctttcctgtaggttggtgaccaaaactacacccaatactccaaattaggcctcaccattgtctggtacaaagtcaacataacatccatctcctgtactcagtactttggtttatgaaggccaatgtgccaaaatctttctttccgtccctatcgaactgtgacaccactttcagtgaaatatagacctgtattcTCAGGTTACTTTCTcctacaacactcctccatgcTCGACCAGTCACTGTGTTAGACCCACCCTGataggtcctaccaaagtgcaacacctcacacttgtctgcattaaattctattttccatttctcaaaccatttttctagctggtccagttcgcactgcaagccatgacagtcttcctcgctgtccactacactcccagtcTTGGTGTTATCCAGAAATTTGCTGATCAGGCTAACCATGTtaacatccagattactgatatagatgacaaacaacaaaagatccagcaatgatccctgtggcacatcactagtcatgggcctccagtcagagaagcaattatctgctaccacactctggctcctCCCAAAACCAGTGTGTTATCCAATTTACTGTCTTTTACTGTTTAATCTTGATTGCTGAGTGACtgagccttcttgaccaacctcccatatgagactttgttaagtgccttgctaaagtccatgtagacaacatccactgccttgtcttcatccactttcctgataacttcctcgagaaactctataagattggttagacatgacctaccaagcacaaagccatgctgtctaacCTTAATCAGGCCacctctatccaaatacttatatatccggttctTGCACATatgttccaataactttccccctactgatgtcaagctcaccaaaattacaatttcttagtttatttttagagcctttcttgaacagcggaataacattggctgtcctccaatcctccagtacctcacctgtcactaaggatgattaaaatatctgtgcttgggcccCAACAACTTCTGAACTTGTCCACCGCAGGGTCCCAGGGAACAACTTGCCAGGCCCTGGGGAattatccacactaatttgctTTGAGACAGCAAACACCCCCACCTCTGTAAttagtacagggtccatgaagttgatgctgattTGCCTCActcctatagactctgtgtccatctcctgtgcaaatacggatgcaaaaaaaaaatctcccccatctattttgtctccacatatggattaccattctgatcttccagaggattaattttgtcctttgcaatctttttgctcttaacatacctgcagaatccctgaggattgtccttcaccttgtctgctggggcaacctcatgccttcttttatttctttcataagtgttcacttcaATTTCCTGTActtcataagtaccccatttgttcctatttgcctgtacctggtatgcatctcctttttattgatctgggagatgaaAGCCAAAGGGATGATAGAGCTgtatggtgggaggtggggggggggggggtctttaaactaaagttgcagggggaatgggagcatgaataacagaacagatagtggagaggttgtggagacagatgttgttcagacctcagacagagtcaggaatgaaaaagttgagcatggtgcagtgaatatgctgagccctgtatatttcaatacaaggagcagtgtaggcggatgtgttcagggcatggaacaacacctggaattatgacaatAGGATCTGGCAACTGATCCTAAGCCTTCAAagcaaaattttgaaagtacaaagcggttatgtgcttgtcagaataaaaggtaaagatagaaactgtagggaaccttggttttcaagagctattgagaccctggtgaagcacaaaatggagttgcataacagggataggcaggcagtttcttatggagtataagaaatgcaagagaagtcataagaaataaatcagggtGGCTAAAAGAAGGAATGGGGCTGCTGTCgcagaaaagatgaaggataatcctcagggattctagagatagattaagagcaaaaggattgcaagccacaaagttggtcctctggaagactggAATGGCAATCCACTtgtggaaccaaagcagatgggggagatcttcaaTATTTTTTCATCTCtatttattcaggagatggacaaagggtctaTGGGAGTATGGAAAAGCAGCATTAAAATCGtcgaccctgtacagattaaagaagagAAGTTATATCACtgttcaacatagaacatagaaatctacagcatacttcaggccattcagcctaaaaTGTTTTGCTAactatgtaacttactctagaaatggcctagaatttccctaccgcatagccctctatttctctaagctccatgtacctatttaagaggctgttaaaagaccctattgtatctgcctcgaccaccgctactagcagtgcattccacgcacccaccactctgtgtaaaaaacttacccctgacatcccctcggtccctatttccaagcatcttaaaacatgctcccatgttagccatttcaaccctggggaaaaaacctctggctctccacatgatcaatgactttcattgtcttatacacctaaaaaaaaggctccaaacataaacaaggaaattatacattgctttgaggttTTGTTAGGAGTGTATAAAATTAggagggtgtagatagggtaaatgcaagcagttttttccactgaggttgggtgagatgacaaccagaggtcatgggtacgttgggaaggtgaaaatttaacaggaacatttggaaaagctctttactgaaatggttgtgagagtgtggaatgagatgtcagcacaagtggtgaatatgagcttggTTTctccatttaaaagaagtttggacaggAGCTTGGGtgctaggggtatggagggtgatgcaGGTAGTttcattagacagcttaaatgcttttttggcattgactagatgggccaaatatccTGTTTCCATATGGAACTTCCCCATGTTTCTATGAtagagaagctggacaaacttgtttgCAAGGGAAAACTGGTAGGCATgacaatggagcagcaatggctggaatttctgggagcaatttgggagctgagtgatcgattCATCCCAAtgtaagcattggaaaggcaggaggacacaaccgtggctgatatgagaagccaaagccaacataaaagctagagagggcaaacaaaagagccaaaagtactgggaagcttttagaaacaaaCAGAAGATGACCAAAAAGTCTGATGAGCTGAGGgtatggaattatgatattgtagtcattaatgagtcttggcgGCAGCCAgaagtctgaggcatttagaggaacaaaatatttggggcctcaatatctcttgaaaatcaaggttccctgcaacagttacctttcaacttttattttggcagtCACATACAAACTagacaccctcaaaatttcacatctgaaggcctcccacttacaagtactcttttgccagaaaacagcctgtccaaaccacacttgtctgatcctttctgataccatcaaaattaacctttctccaatttagaatctcaacccatagtccagacctctctttttccatatttactttgaatctcatggcattatgatcactaatttctgtaaCCAGCACTGGATCACTTTCtgacagcttattgcacacttctacgctgggaattctacgtactgattaagggcacatttgacaaactctaccccatctggTCCTTCTactgtatgggagtcccagtcaatatatggataGCTAAAATAACTTACTGAATCaatctttgtttcttggcatggtctgcgaactctctacaaatttgttccactAAATCCCAACCAGgtcccaataatggctacaatatcatcattccctgtcctgagctcatctggttttcctacgatgcttcttgcattgtggtatacacagctcagcacattcatcgcatcatgctcaaccatttgattgctgactctatctgaggtctgaacaacatctgactgttgtcaagaaaacaaactctccctcaatgtcacaaaaacaaagaagttgattgtggactacaggcggaatggagacaggctaacccctattgacatcaatggatctgggattgagaaggagaacagctttaagatcctcggcataaacatcacaagaatctcacatggtctgtacataccggctgtgttgtgaaaagagcacagcagcatctctctcacctcagatggttgaagaagtttgggatggggcccgaaatcctaaggacttcctaagggacacaattgagagcatcactgcctggtatgggaactgtacttcccataatcgcaggaaactgcagagagtggttcGGACAGCCCAGCGAATCTGTAGATGtaaactttccactattcaggacatctacaaagacaattgtgtaaaaagggcccaaaggatattggggacccaatttaccacaaccacaaactgtccctgctgctaccatccaggatagCAAAAggaccacagcaaaaggaccaacagtcTCCGGGTTATCATCGTCAACCAGGCCATCGGACtgtttaattcatgctgacacaattgcaTTTCTATGTCATATCGACTGTCCTATGTATAAACTATTATAAAGTACTAAAATgtacacatttagatggagacataacataaagatttctactcctcatgtatatgaaggatgtatgtaataaagtcaattcaattcaattcaattcaccctctccactatctgttctgtcattctggctcccattccccctacaacttaccTTAACCACATCATCCCCTCCACCAACACTAGCACTAGCAAgtcttaccactaggatattagtccccaaTTGTTCTGTTCCCCGAACtgacaaatcccctatcacccctttcactttcctctgccaggaaattccccccaacagtttctaaagttgTCCACCTGCTGTTGTGCAGGATAGCAACAAGATTACTCTGCGATGGCGATTTAacttcattccccttcctgactctcacccattttcctgtgtcctgcaccttgggtataactcccctctcttcatgtcatatttaTTACCCCCTCTAACTGCTGGATGATTTGGAATTCATCCatatccagctccaactccttaaagtgcagggttacaagctgcagctggatgcacatcttgtaggtgagggcatcagggacattggaggtctccccaccttccaaccaatgtcccctctaatttgtaatgacctgtgtgcattttttttacccagtgcacagtgaattttatatagaggtattcattttaacagctagcaaatcactgtcgacaagaactttgatctcctctgagttcaattgagttcatctgcactctcacacaacctatgtagcaggcgtgggtaatgaaggattttctcaacagagcttttgcacattgcccatatgtggtttgcttgctaaattatgctttaaaaagtcagatttccaaaaatcactccacttcttcccagtTGTAAATTCtgcagcaacttttgcatcgtcataatacacacaggtaacactaGTTTCTATATtgaacataaatatttcccctgaaccctcctgaggaattgaggatattaaaaaaaaatcattttgaagctatgtaacctctggctaaaataataattgggactgaataggaatttttgaactgaaATAAACTCTGTCTTCAGCGGTTAGCTAAGAC
Encoded proteins:
- the LOC140731914 gene encoding uncharacterized protein encodes the protein MSHQGVHTGEWTFSCSDCEKGFTCSSKLKVHQRVHTGERPFTCSDCGKGFTKSSHLLIHQSVHTAVRDFTCSVCGKTFTQSSNLQRHQRVHTGEKPFTCSDCGKGFTRSSNLQSHQRVHTGERPFICSVCGKRFTQSSHLQSHQRVHTGEKPFTCSECGKRFTQSSTLLAHQSVHTGERPFTCCECGTGFKQSSHLQRHQQVHTGERPFTCSDCGKGFTRSSTLQSHQRVHTGKKPFTCSD